CTTAAAGTAAGGCTgggcaaaataaaccaaactgtactgcactaccaaaaactacactaaattaaaaaattgttctcatgaactgcactgaactgaaaaacagttcatATGAACTGAAAAACCGTTCATATGAactgaactgaaaaacagttcatatgaactgaactgttattcataaaaataaaccGGACTGAACTGCAATGCACTATAATATAAActaaactgaactgttttatgaactgcactacgtcagaactgaactgcactatttttgaactgaactgcaataatttttaacttaactacactatttttgaaccgtttttgaaccgaattgcactgattttgaataaacttcactatttttgaactgaattgtactatttttgaacaggattgcattgattttgaactgaattgcactatttttgaactgaattacactattttgaattgaattgtactaattacatatgattgtactacacaataataatctaaaatgtaattaaaatattaaaattaatataataaatataaatatcgatattaacttattttttatattttaaaatctcatgtaatattactttttagttttacaatGTTTATTATGCTgcgtcaaattttttaaaaggatttaatttagaaaattctcaaaattaatattttttaacatttgtattcattaatatttgtgtgaaaaatgttttagaaattttatgaagttctaaaatatatttcgtGAAGTAACGaatcaataactttttatattttttaagaattttctaaaataaattctctttaaaaaagtTGACGCCGCataataaagattttaaaactaaaaaaaaatattacataagattttaaaataaaaatacgttagtaccaatatttatatttattatactaatttcaatatttaagttactaaaaactttaatataaataaaaaattataaaaatgttagctgtcacaaaatttaatttttaaaaataacttctgtaaaatcataacataaaaataacgttacatagtaaaattcattcaaaataaaataagatcttgaattaatttataatttatttcaataaattaattataaatattatatatttttctcaaagaaagattaaagaaaaaaattaagacaaaataaaataaatatttcaatatgaaagagaaaaaatagaacGTAAGACACAAAACACATAGGTCTAATTCTTATcctaatatcaatattttatttgaagtattttgctctttcaatctactataatttaataattaacttAGTTAACTTTACATaagtttagtttcttaaaactgaactattttataatatagttcaatttttattatgaatagtttagtatattttagtttaatatagtaCAATTAACTATAGTTTAGTAAATTATGGCCAGCTCTACCTTAAAgtattatttaaagtttaaatcaatgaaaaagaaaagcatGGGTCTAAGTGACGGGACTAAACCCCTCTGCTTATTAATTTCCAtataagaagaaagaaaatttcaCGCGTCTGATAAGTTGAGTTAGaaattaatgtaaaatgttaaatttaaacgTGTAGCTTAGCGTCGGTAAAATCGAcgcaaatttaaattaaattttgaaatttaaatgatatGCCATGATGAGTCGTATGAGAGgtaaactaatttattaaaaaaaatcatatttattatgtatattGTAAGGCCCAGTTTTCTGTTGCCTTATTTTTGTAAGGGTTGCCCCAAATCGAATGGGCCCAAGGGCTGGCCCAAAACGAATTCAGACCCTAAGACTACCTTAACCCTAACACTCtttctcactttcagaaaattGTTCCTTGTCCTAAGAGCCACAACCGTCTCTCaatctctgctagggtttggtaccACCGTAGGCACGCAAGTTCGAACTAGTTCTTTCTTCTCTACGTAAGTGCTCCCTCATCTGTGCTTGTATTTCTGCTACTGTTACTTTGGGTAACTTATATCCCCgctatttcttatttttttccaGCTCCTTAAGTCGTCCCTTGAGTTGTCGCGTCCCGCTATTTAGAGTTGAGGTCCTGTGCTAGCCatttccaggtagggaagctaTGACTTACTcatgtattttgtttttcccTGTTGTTCAGCTGTTATTTTAAGATTATGTGGTTGGTGTGATGTTATGAAAGCTTGGAACGTTTTAGCATGTTGGTTTGGACTGGTATGCATGGCTGTTGCAGGAAAATAGTGGCGAGAtttgataatctcgcccaagcgagcctgtctcgcctaggcgagatgggcAAAGACTCGCAAAAACTATTTTCACGCGAggggtcgctcaggcgaccagctcagtttttgagcgagcgagcgtctcgcctaagcgagaatgcgtGGAGGCTGTTGTTTCTGtgtgtcgagctctcgcctaggcgaagggagctcgcttgagcgagagaccctATCGCTtcagcgagacccttcagcatGAGCGAAGAGCTGGGCGAGAGTGCATTCTGGTGTGGTGTTTTTTTCTACTCTTGGATGTTTGGCTTGTATATGAgtgaattattatataatggcCTGAAGGGAAATGAATATGCATACTTGGAAGGGTGTATaggttgtgaatgatgaacttgaaTGAATTTGGCATGTTAAAAtcatgaaatggttggttatgaaagtGGCATTATAATGGGATGAGCTGAGATTCAGTATTCATGGATGGAgtatgatgagttggtatgggtTTAATCTGAAACATGAGAAGGATTGATAACAAAGGTCGACATAATATTTGTAcatgcatgataaaatctttactgattgtttgggtatgattgGTCCGcatcagtgcgtaattccttgaaatctctaggtgagatttcagggtcgtgtttcattggtcgggacgtaattacatgacccctgttagtgggtgtccatggtggtgccccatctatatagtctggtaaggattcaaggtaaggttgcatcctgacactctaaggagtcagttagtctcacttagagcggattgactcttgtggtgagagtagcaggaggcattaaactcattaagggctaaccttgtgtgtgaggaagttgattcattgtaacacttgtaacacacagctcgggggtgagcagctcgggggtgagcagaggtatccaccccaagtgcaagcatccgctgaatcagACTAGATTGTGtgtatccagatgagtcaaGTTGATTCTTAGTGTATTGGTttgagagtcataacatgcttgggtgttGTATGTTCTGTTTACTGCGAAAATGTATCAGATTGCATGATGATATtattttgtgctctagcttaccctatttTTTGTGgttgtatgttctgtggtgtggtcttttcttttgcaatgatcatcaacttgttgatgtgagcagaggtgagaactccccgaactaatcagggtgatggaggttccgctgcTTAGTCCGCTCGAACTAGATTTGAAACTTTATGGGCTTTCTTTctgggctatggcccatgtactagtctatattttaatttcctatGTTGACTCTGTTGcactttgtatttgttttagttttgggcatcgtggtgtgcttGGGAtattgtaggggttgtgttcaagACCCCTGAACTGCGCTACTATACTATTTGtgtgtgacgtttcttttaattatgcttatcaattaaatgaaatgttacatttatggtattagagcggtcattccttaagtctgtggacttggatgtccgcttagctttctctatgtcttctgagtgttcttagttcAATTTTTGCcttatcaagcctaaccaagtgattttctgtgtgccagtgaactgtggcacctcctcgtaggactcAACAATCGTCTCAGGGCGATGTACCCGATATCGCCAGggcaatagaggcgatggtagctGCCATGACTCAGCAAAGCACAACTATGATGCAACAACACGAGGCGTCTATGTAACGACAAGCGacgtcgcttgagcagcagtagttggtgatgcagcagatggaggctgcaagGGTGGTCGTTGAGGATGCTCACCgacagcatatggaggccctccgccagctggaggagaacaggACTACTGCACCCGCCTTTGGTCCTGAGCCACGACGtgcagtcagggagtggagcctgGAGGACTTTTTGAAACACCACCCAGTGAAATTCGACGGGAAGGCATGCCCTGATGCCGCAGACCAGTGGCTGAAGGACCTTGAGAGAATCTTTTACGCAAAGATGTGCCCTGCGAAGAATAGACTAGCTTTTATCGTGTACATGCTTACAAGAGaggcggagcattggtggaTTAGCATGAAATTCATCATGGAGGAAATGGGAGAGCCATTGACTTGGGAGGCTTTCAGGGGGAGGTTCCTCTCGGAGTATTTCCCCAACAGCGTGAGgtatgccaaggaggtggaattcctccagttGACTCAGGGAGGGAAATCAGTGACCAAgtatgctgagaagttcaagcacctCAGCCGCTTCTACACACTACCCCTGGATGAAGAGTGGAGATGCCAcaagtttgagaatggtctaTGCGGtgatattcgcttgatggtggcacccttTTCCATCAAGGACTTTACCACTTTGGTGGAGAAGGccagagtgatggagaagatgaaacgTGAGGTTGAAAGACAGTGCCCACAATAGCCACAACAACCACAAAGGATTAGTGGACTATCTGGGTCCAAACCCGGACATGAGGAGCGAAGGAGGCCATATGATAGACCTCACCACTAGCCTCAGGGGTTTAGGAGTTTCCCTCCCCAACAGGGCCGAGTACAACGTTATATATGTGGAGGCCCTCATCTGAGGAACGTCTGCCCGCGTATGGAGGGTTACCGctggtgcaacaactgtggcaaggaaggccacttcgGGAAAAACTGTCCCACCATTGCCAGGACAGCGACACACCCTCCTATTCAGACGCCCCACCAGCATCAGCGGAGAGATAGAGGCAACAGACCTCAGGCGACAGGCAAAGTCTACACTATGTCAGGAGTAGAGGCTGCAAGCTCAAgtaaccttgttatgggttattgtgtgatttctgggatgagatgttgtgtgttgtatgattctggagcgacgcACTCCTTTGTGTCAAATGCTTGTGTGGAACGTTTGGGTCTGCTGGTTTGCGAGCTGTAGTGTGAGCTTGTGGTGTCTACCCCGgcatcgggtttggtcaggacgtcgtccttgtgtgctaagTGTCCAGttgaggtagagggacgcaggtacaaGGTGAATTTgatctgcctacctctacaagagttggaggtgatcttggggatggattggctctctgccgaTCACATTCTTATAGATTGTCGGGAGAAGAAACTGCTTTTCCCTAACTCAGAAGAGCCTGAGTTGTTAACATCTCAAGGGATTTTGAAGGAACTACAAGAGGGTGTGCATCGGTACATAATCATCACACACCTTGAGGTGGAGAAAGAGGAGACGACGTCAGTTATACCGATCGTGCATGATTTTGAGGATGTATTCCCGGATGAGGTGCCAGGGTTGCCTCCCCACAGAGAGGTGGAATTCTTTATTGATCTGGTACCAGGAACAGGTCCGCTATCCATGGCCCCATATcgcatggctccggcagagttggtGGAACTCAAGAAACAAATAGAGGAGTTGATGGAGAAGCAGTTTatccgacccagcacttcgCCCTAGGGAGCACCAGTGCTGTTGgtgaagaaggatgggagttcacgcttgtgtgtggactacagacaACTGAACAAAATGACGATCAAGAAAAAGTATTCGCTCCCAAAAATTGACGAcctgatggatcagttgcatgctCATCAGTATTCTCGAAGACAGATCTGCGATCGGGTTACCATTAGATTTTAGTGAAGGCAGATGATGTATagaagacagccttcaggtCCTGGTATgggcactacgagtatgtggttatgcccttcagtgtgaccaatgctccggcagtgttcatggactacatgaaccggatcTTTAGACcgttcctagataagtttgtagtagtcttcattgatgacatccttatctattctaaGACTCGggaggaacatgcagaacactTGAGGTTGGTGCTCGGTGTCTTGAGGGAGAAGCAACTTTATGCCAAGCTGtctaagtgtgaattctggatggACGAGGTGCAATTTCTGGGCCATGTGATATCTGCCAAGGTATAGCGGTGGATCCGAcaaaggtcgaggcagtggttAGGTGGGAAAGTTCCAAGTCAGCaacagagatcaggagcttcATGGGTTTAGtaggctactataggagattcattgagggattctccaagatagtggcgccccTGACGCAACTCACACGGAAGGACCAACCGTTCACCTCGACtgataagtgtgaggaaagttTCCAGGAGCTGAAGAGGAGATTGACCAACGCACCGATACAAGTGATCCCTGATGTGGGGAAGCCTTTTGAGGTCTACTGTGACGCATCCCATCTTGGGCTTGGTTGTGTGTTAATGCAGGAAAAGAAGGCAATGGCCTATGCCTCAAGGCAACTTAAAGTTCATGAGAGaaactatcccactcatgacctagagttgACGGCCATAGTGTTTGCTTTGAAAATCTAGAGGCACTACCTTTATGGTGCACAGTTTcgggtgttcagcgaccacaaaagtCTTAAGTAcatgtttgatcagaaggagctgaacataaggcagaggaggtggatggaattcctgaaggattATGATTTCGAGCTGCTATATCATCTAGGGAAGGCAAATATGGTAGCAGATGCCTTGAGCAGGAAGACGGTGCATATTGCACACCTAATGATTAAGGAAGTGGAGCTGCTAGAGCAGTTCAGGGATATGAAGCTGCAAGTGGAATTGGGATCTGagttcattagatgtagtacCTTGACTATATCTAATGACTTCTTGAGTTCAGTGAGGGAGAGATAGTTGTTGGATGCTAGTCTGAACAGGGTCAGAGAACAGCTTGGGACAGATGAGGCAAAGGATTTTGCTTTGGGTAATGATGGCATATTGCGGTTCCAGAGTAGAGTGTGTATACCTGATGATACTGAGGTAAAACGgttaatccttgaggaagggcataagagtcgtcttagcttgtaTCTTGgaatgactaagatgtaccaagatctcAAGGAATCCTTCTGGTGGCAAGGAATGAAGAAGGATGTTGCACAATTGGTATTCGCTTGTCTAACCTGTCAGAAGGCAAAtgtggagcatcagagacccggtggGATTGTACAGCCCTTGAagataccagtgtggaaatgggacagcatctcgaaggactttgtgacccatttgccacgaacttttagagggcatgacaccatctgggtgatagtgaatcgattgaccaagagtgctcatttcttggcgatgaacttaaGGATGTCCATGGCAAAGTTGGCTCaattgtacattaaggagatcgTAAGgctgcatggagtaccttcgagcatTGTATCAGACAGGGATCCACAGTTTACGTCCCGGTTATGGCAAACCTTACAAGCGGCTTTGGGGACCAAGTTGACTATAAGCTTAGCCGACCATCCCCAAACCGATGGTTAGTCCGAAAGGACCATCCAGTCACTTGAGGACTTATTACGAACATGTATATTGGATCACTTGGGAGCTTAGGATGAGGCCTTACCCTTGAttgagtttacctacaacaacagcttttatgcgagcattggcatgacGTCATACGAGGCTATATACGGCAGGAAGTGTAGGACTCCCctatgttggtatcaggatggggaagcAGTACTAGTCAGACTAGAATTATTAGAACAAACTACTGAGAAAGTCAgaatggtgagagataggatgtaGGCCTCTctgagtaggcagaaggcctatgcagacCGCATGAGGAGGCCTTGGGAATTTGCAGCGGgtgatcatgtgttcttgagggtgacctgAACCACTGGCGTGGGAAGGGCCCTCCGCTCAAGAAAGCTTTCGCCCAAGTTTCTTGGTCCTTATCAGATCTCTAAGAGGATTGGGCCAGTGGCATATGAGATAGCTTTGCCTCCTCAGTTGGCAAACCTTAATCCGGTGTTCCACGTCTTacagctgaggaagtatgtgttcGATCTGGCTCATGTGTTGGAGGTTGATGATATAAAATTAGAGAGGACTTCAccgtggaagtaccacccatcgccTTAGAAGAGAGTCGCGTTGAGGAATGTCGAGGAAACCCCGTTAGTCTAGTTAAGGTAATCTGGGATCGGAGAACCAGcgactctacttgggagttggaggaggatatgaggaaatcacaccCACATCTTTTTACCtggtaagttttcattttcgaggacgaaaatatTCTTGTTGGAGAGAATGTAAGGCCTAATTTTCTGCTACCTTATTTTTGtaagggctgccccaaatcGAATGGGCCCaagggctggcccaaaaagAATTCAGACCCTAAGAAGGCCCTAACCCTAACACCGTTTCTCACTTTCAGAAAGTTGTTCCTTGTCCTAAGAGCCACATTCGTCTCTCaatctctgctagggtttggtaccACCGTAGGCACGCAAGTTCGAACTAGTTCTTTCTTCTCTACGTAAGTGCTCCCTCATCCGTGCTTGTATTTCTGCTACTATTACTCTGGGTAACTTATATCTCcgctatttcttttttttccagCTCCTTAAGTCGTCCCTTGAGCTGTCGTGTCCCACTGTTTAGAGTCGAGGTCTTGTGCTAGCCatttccaggtagggaagctaTGGCTTACTCATGTATTTCGTTTTTCCCtgttgttaaatttttattttaagattatgtGGTTTGTGTGATGTTATGAAAGCTTGGAACGTTTTAGCATCTTGGTTTGGACTGGTATGCATAGCTATTGTAGGAAAACTGTGGCGAgatctgataatctcgcccaagcgagcctgtctcgcctaggtgagatgGCCAGAGACTCGCCCATACTATTTTCACGCCAGGGGTCGCTCAGGTGACCAGCTCAATTGCTCAAGCGAGGAGAGGcacgcctaagcgagaatgcgtGGAGGTTGTTGTTTCTGtgtgtcgagctctcgcctaggcgaagggagctcgcttgagcgagagaccctatcgcttgagcgagacccttcagcctgagcgaagaGCTAGGCGAGAGTGCGTTCTGGTGTGGTGTTTTTTCTACTCTTGGATGTTTGGCATGTATATGAgtgaattattatataatggcCTGAAGGGAAATGAATACGCATGCTTAGAAGGGTGTAtgggttgtgaatgatgaacttgaaTGAATTTGGCATGTTAAAATCATGAAGTGGTTGGTTATGAAAGTGGCATGATAATGGGATGAGCTGAGATTCAGTATTCATGGATGGAGTATGATGAGGTGGTATGGGTTTAATCTGAAACATGAGAAGGATTGATAACAAAGGTCGACATAATATTTGTAcatgcatgataaaatctttattgattgtttgggtatgattgGTTTGcatcagtgcgtaattcct
This region of Vigna unguiculata cultivar IT97K-499-35 chromosome 5, ASM411807v1, whole genome shotgun sequence genomic DNA includes:
- the LOC114184656 gene encoding uncharacterized protein LOC114184656; translation: MEAARVVVEDAHRQHMEALRQLEENRTTAPAFGPEPRRAVREWSLEDFLKHHPVKFDGKACPDAADQWLKDLERIFYAKMCPAKNRLAFIVYMLTREAEHWWISMKFIMEEMGEPLTWEAFRGRFLSEYFPNSVRYAKEVEFLQLTQGGKSVTKYAEKFKHLSRFYTLPLDEEWRCHKFENGLCGDIRLMVAPFSIKDFTTLVEKARVMEKMKREVERQCPQ